The Mycobacterium paragordonae genome includes a region encoding these proteins:
- the murC gene encoding UDP-N-acetylmuramate--L-alanine ligase, with translation MTAEQLPPELQRVHMVGIGGAGMSGIARILLDRGGMVSGSDAKESRGVHALQARGALIRIGHDASSLDLLPGGVTAVITTHAAIPKTNPELVEARRRGIPVVLRPVVLAKLMAGRTTLMVTGTHGKTTTTSMLIVALQHCGRDPSFAVGGELGEAGTNAHHGSGDLFVAEADESDGTLLEYTPNVAVVTNIESDHLDFYGSTDAYVGVFDSFVERLAPGGALVACTDDPGAAALAQRTAELGIRVLRYGSGDESLAARLLSWEQHGTEAVAHVQLAGESQQRVMRLSVPGRHMALNALAALLAAVEIGAPVDEVLDGLATFEGVRRRFELVGTANAVRVFDDYAHHPTEIGATLAAVRSVVQQSGSGRSLVVFQPHLYSRTKAFAQEFGQALDGADEVFVLDVYGAREQPLAGISGATVAEHVSVPVRYLPDFSAVADEVAAAAAPGDVIVTMGAGDVTLLGPEIITALRARANRNAPGRGVPQ, from the coding sequence GTGACCGCCGAACAGCTGCCGCCGGAGCTGCAACGCGTGCACATGGTCGGCATCGGTGGTGCCGGCATGTCGGGCATCGCCCGCATCCTGCTGGACCGCGGCGGGATGGTGTCGGGCTCCGACGCCAAGGAGTCGCGCGGCGTGCACGCGCTGCAGGCGCGCGGCGCGCTGATCCGCATCGGGCACGACGCGTCGTCGCTGGATCTGCTGCCCGGCGGGGTCACCGCCGTCATCACCACGCACGCCGCCATCCCGAAAACCAATCCGGAGCTGGTCGAGGCGCGCCGCCGCGGCATCCCCGTGGTGTTGCGACCGGTGGTGCTGGCCAAGCTGATGGCCGGGCGCACCACCTTGATGGTCACCGGCACGCACGGCAAGACGACGACGACGTCGATGCTGATCGTCGCGCTGCAGCACTGCGGGCGCGACCCGTCGTTCGCGGTCGGCGGCGAGCTGGGCGAAGCGGGCACCAACGCCCACCACGGCAGCGGCGATCTGTTCGTCGCCGAAGCCGACGAGAGCGACGGCACGCTGCTGGAGTACACGCCAAACGTCGCGGTGGTCACCAACATCGAGTCGGACCACCTGGATTTCTACGGCAGCACGGACGCCTACGTCGGGGTCTTCGACTCGTTCGTCGAGCGGCTGGCACCCGGCGGTGCGCTGGTGGCGTGCACCGACGACCCTGGCGCGGCCGCGCTGGCTCAACGCACCGCCGAGCTGGGCATCCGGGTGCTGCGCTACGGGTCGGGAGACGAATCGCTCGCCGCCCGATTGTTGTCCTGGGAACAACACGGCACCGAAGCCGTTGCCCACGTCCAGCTGGCCGGGGAGTCTCAGCAGCGGGTGATGCGGCTGTCGGTGCCGGGACGCCACATGGCGCTCAACGCGCTGGCTGCGCTGCTCGCGGCGGTGGAGATCGGTGCTCCGGTCGACGAGGTGCTGGACGGGTTGGCGACCTTCGAAGGGGTGCGGCGCCGTTTCGAACTGGTCGGCACCGCCAATGCGGTGCGGGTGTTCGATGACTACGCCCATCACCCGACCGAAATCGGCGCCACCCTGGCGGCGGTCCGTTCCGTCGTCCAGCAGAGCGGCAGCGGCCGTTCGCTGGTCGTGTTCCAGCCCCATTTGTATTCGCGGACAAAGGCATTCGCGCAGGAATTCGGGCAGGCCCTGGACGGCGCCGACGAGGTGTTCGTGCTGGACGTCTACGGCGCGCGCGAACAACCGCTGGCCGGCATCAGCGGCGCCACCGTCGCCGAGCATGTCAGCGTCCCGGTGCGCTACCTCCCGGATTTCTCGGCGGTGGCTGATGAGGTGGCCGCCGCGGCGGCGCCGGGCGATGTCATCGTCACCATGGGCGCCGGCGACGTGACATTGCTGGGACCCGAAATCATCACCGCGCTGCGGGCGCGGGCCAACCGCAACGCACCCGGTCGGGGAGTGCCGCAGTGA